The following coding sequences are from one Rutidosis leptorrhynchoides isolate AG116_Rl617_1_P2 chromosome 11, CSIRO_AGI_Rlap_v1, whole genome shotgun sequence window:
- the LOC139875535 gene encoding uncharacterized protein: MAESVNFHHAITVTNIKSTIPENFDMDTNKYLSWVTLFKTHSGAYQVRDYIISKTATTDSSSTTVTNSSTQPVSKDLWDRLDTFVLQWISGTISIDMLGNILKPDQTALDVWNRVKFIFEDNKNSRAVYLRHKFTNIRLDNYPNVIAYCKV; encoded by the coding sequence ATGGCAGAATCGGTCAACTTCCATCATGCAATCACAGTTACCAACATCAAAAGCACTATTCCCGAAAATTTTGACATGGACACCAACAAATATCTTTCATGGGTAACCTTATTCAAAACTCACTCTGGAGCCTATCAAGTACGCGATTATATCATATCTAAAACAGCAACCACTGATTCATCATCTACTACCGTAACCAATTCTTCCACTCAACCTGTAAGCAAAGATTTATGGGATCGATTGGACACGTTCGTCCTCCAATGGATCTCCGGGACTATCTCGATTGATATGTTGGGCAACATCCTCAAACCTGACCAAACCGCTCTTGATGTGTGGAATCGCGTCAAATTCATCTTTGAAGACAACAAAAACTCTCGTGCAGTTTACTTACGCCACAAGTTTACAAACATACGTCTTGATAACTATCCGAATGTCATTGCTTATTGCAAAGTGTAA